The proteins below come from a single Micromonospora citrea genomic window:
- a CDS encoding MBL fold metallo-hydrolase, with translation MRLTVLGCAGSFPGPESPCSAYLVEADGFRLLLDFGSGSLSNLQRYAGLHAPDAILLTHLHCDHILDAASYVVVRRYAPDGPYPPLPVYAPSGAPDRLAAAYGQEDTTVEDVYQFYALEPGTFPIGPFTVTVDRVNHPVETYGVRLEHDGRVLCYSSDTAPCEALLRLAQDADVFLCEASYLDGVDNPPDLHLTGREAGEAATKAGVGRLLLTHLVAAWGSEAMTVEAAGASYAGPLEVVRPGASYDI, from the coding sequence ATGCGCCTGACCGTGCTGGGCTGCGCCGGCAGTTTTCCCGGCCCCGAATCCCCCTGCTCGGCCTACCTGGTCGAGGCGGACGGCTTCCGGCTCCTGCTCGACTTCGGCTCCGGGTCGCTGTCCAACCTCCAGCGCTACGCGGGGCTGCACGCCCCCGACGCCATCCTCCTGACCCACCTGCACTGCGACCACATCCTCGACGCGGCGTCCTACGTGGTGGTCCGGCGCTACGCCCCGGACGGTCCCTACCCGCCGCTGCCCGTCTACGCCCCGTCGGGCGCGCCCGACCGGCTGGCAGCCGCGTACGGGCAGGAGGACACCACCGTCGAGGACGTCTACCAGTTCTACGCCCTTGAGCCCGGCACCTTCCCGATCGGCCCGTTCACCGTCACCGTCGACCGGGTCAACCACCCCGTCGAGACGTACGGCGTCCGGCTGGAACACGACGGCCGGGTGCTCTGCTACTCCTCGGACACCGCGCCCTGCGAGGCGCTGCTGCGGCTCGCCCAGGACGCCGACGTCTTCCTCTGCGAGGCGAGCTACCTCGACGGCGTGGACAATCCGCCGGACCTGCACCTGACCGGCCGGGAGGCCGGCGAGGCGGCGACCAAGGCGGGCGTCGGCCGGCTGCTGCTGACCCACCTCGTGGCCGCCTGGGGCAGCGAGGCGATGACCGTGGAGGCGGCCGGCGCGTCGTACGCGGGCCCGCTCGAGGTGGTCCGCCCCGGCGCCAGCTACGACATCTGA